One genomic region from Equus asinus isolate D_3611 breed Donkey chromosome 8, EquAss-T2T_v2, whole genome shotgun sequence encodes:
- the LOC123287686 gene encoding putative olfactory receptor 2B8 has protein sequence MERANDSTFSGFILLGFSNRPQLETALFVAILIIYFLSFLGNGTIILLSVLDPRLHTPMYFFLSNLSFMDLCLTTCTVPQTLANFKGKDKTITYGGCVTQLFIALGLGGVECVLLSVMAYDRYAAVCRPLHYMVIMHPQLGLQLVVTAWLTGFGNSVVQTALTMTLPLCGKNRVDHFFCEVPVMLKLACTNTSINEAELFAVSVFFLVVPLSLILVSYGHIPRAVLKIKSAHGRWKAFGTCGSHLMVVIIFFGTLISMYLQPPSSYSQDVNKSIALFYTLVTPLLNPLIYTLRNKEVKGALRRLVRRTRD, from the coding sequence ATGGAAAGAGCTAATGACAGCACCTTCTCTGGATTCATTCTCCTGGGATTCTCCAACAGACCTCAGCTAGAAACGGCTCTCTTTGTGGCCATCCTGATCATCTACTTTTTGAGCTTTCTAGGTAATGGCACAATTATCCTTTTGTCAGTTTTGGATCCTCGCCTCCATACccctatgtatttcttcctctccaacctctcTTTCATGGATCTTTGTTTGACTACTTGCACTGTCCCTCAGACACTGGCCAACTTTAAGGGGAAGGACAAGACCATCACCTATGGTGGCTGTGTGACCCAGCTCTTCATTGCCTTGGGACTCGGGGGAGTGGAGTGTGTCCTCCTGTctgtcatggcctatgaccgctatgcgGCTGTGTGCCGCCCACTCCACTACATGGTGATCATGCATCCCCAGCTTGGCTTGCAGCTTGTTGTGACTGCTTGGCTTACAGGGTTTGGCAATTCTGTAGTACAGACGGCATTGACCATGACTCTTCCCCTCTGTGGTAAAAACCGAGTagaccacttcttctgtgaagttCCAGTGATGCTAAAACTGGCCTGCACCAACACCTCCATCAATGAGGCTGAACTCTTTGCTGTCAGTGTCTTCTTCTTGGTGGTGCCCCTGTCATTAATCTTAGTATCCTATGGTCACATTCCCCGTGCAGTCCTGAAGATAAAATCAGCCCATGGAAGGTGGAAGGCTTTTGGAACCTGTGGCTCTCACCTAATGGTAGTGATCATTTTCTTTGGCACACTCATCTCCATGTatctccagcctccctccagtTATTCGCAGGATGTGAACAAAAGCATTGCCCTCTTCTATACTCTGGTGACTCCCTTGCTGAATCCCCTGATTTACACTTTGAGGAACAAGGAAGTCAAAGGGGCGCTAAGGAGACTAGTGAGGAGAACCAGAGACTAG